The Solenopsis invicta isolate M01_SB chromosome 1, UNIL_Sinv_3.0, whole genome shotgun sequence DNA segment CAATCTCATTTTAGAATCGCTCTATCTTCATACCCATTCTATGGTCACTGTCGCGTAATGCGAGTCAACATTAAGGAAAACGCGCGGTCATTGCGGACCGTCCTTGAGGAGGCATGGACGAATGTCGTATTAACATTGGCGACCATTTTTGTAAGGGTCGCCGTTCGATTTACGGGTGCTTCGTGCGGCGAGTGAACGTGCCGACGTGCAGCACGTGGCGGTTCCGTGACGAGGACCTAAGCAGAGAGAACCGAAGCTCCGCTCGTTCGATTGAAACACCCGCGAAGAACGCCCACGCGGTCTCGGAGATGTCGACGACGGTCCGCTCTCACAAAACCGCATCGTGCGAGGAACAACATCCGACGGCGGAGTGATAGTTCTTCGGGTCGAGAAAGTGAAGAGTAGCCCGTGTTTCCTGAGGGTGTTTTCCGCTTGGAAAAATACGGACGTCGCGTCGCGTATCCCGGTCATCGGCCGACGGAGATCCGCGTGACACAGACCTCAGGGGGGACAGATCCGTCCGCGCGGCGGTGGCTCGCGCGAGCGTTTCGCGGCCCCTCTTACTATGCGGGAGCTCGATCgagtccctctctctctctttccctccccgTCGGATGTGCCCTGTGATATATATTAATTGACAATTGACGAGGGAAGAAGCTGTCGCCTCGCTCCTGGACCCTCCCACCCCCCGATCGGCACGACAATGGCTGCGACCTTCGATCAGTATGACAAGTCGAGGTGCGTGCGGGAGAATTCCCATGTTTTGATTCATCAGCGCGGGCGTCCGCAAGTGTGTCGTGCCCGCATTCAGTATTATTGGCGTAATGGCGTTTGAAATTGCGGCCGTGCAATTCACGCGATGTAACGCGTCGCGCAAAAACGGGGCGATCATTATCGTCACCGACGTGTATTGGATCCCGGAGCACTGGATAAATTGTCTTTGGTCCGTGCACTGCGAGTCGTAGCTCGTTTCGAAGTGTCAATCCCGTCGTGAAACATATTCCTCAATTTTTCGTTGGGTGTTTGTCGGCTCGATCTTGTAAACACTTGTGTTAATGTAAAATCTTCTCACATTAAGCGCTAGTTAAAGTTGATTAAGATCCTAGCGTTTTCAAGCGtgtcttttcttctctctttttacgTTTTTGTCCTGGAAACAAATTGAGAGAGAACAGCTATTTAGTCACTTTAAACTTTAATACTTGTGTCCGGGATAATGTTAcgacaatttaatttgttttaaatttttatttctgagaggaatttatacttttcttgGCACCtttgaaatatatgtaattttctatgaaaaattttttatatcatattaactGTTTGATTCTCTTTTAGCTGGTACTTTGGTGCTATGTCGCGGCAAGATGCGTCTGACTTGTTGATGGGTGAGAAGGAAGGTGGTGTATTTTTAGTACGAGACAGCACCTCCATACACGGCGACTTTGTGTTGTGCGTAAGGGAGGACAGTAAAGTCAGCCACTACATCATTAATAAGATTCAACAGGGAGATCAAATTCGTTATCGGATTGGAGATCAAATGTTTCCAGATATACCCAGTCTTCTCGCCTTTTATAAGCTTCACTATTTAGATACCACGCCACTAATTAGGCCGGCGCCAAAGAAAACGCAGAGGGTAATTGCAAAATATGATTTTGAGGGTAATGACTCCGAGGACTTACCCTTTAGAAAAGGTATACATTAATTTCTCTCATTTCAGTTAAGGAGATATGATCGAAAAATCAATTAGCTTCATGctgcttaaaaattatatataaaatattatttaaagggaaactaatattaaaatttcaaattgattgaTTATATAGTTTccaagaaaataaaagttaaagttttatGTATGGTATTTTATGAAAGATCAAACTAATGTATCAGGttatctttaaaatacttttaaaatactttgacataaaaaattatatgaataaagctttttatacatccttgcaaaaatttaactctataatatagttttttcatatacgaataaaaagtttatgagaTGCTTAGGaagataacatttaataaaattaaagaataaataattttaatgctgttgaaaaaatgattcaaaaagttattacaaagatattaattaaaaactaagttATTATAAGGTTTCAAGTGTAGGTGAACATTGAAATGTTTACTGTGCTAATTGTATAGTTACATCCAACATttttaacagcaaaattaagaGTATTCATAAACTGttcataaaatttcaacaattgttatgttgttataatatattattttttgttaaaatctgTATTGATCATATCTCTTTAAttcatttcagttttttttttttatattttaatgatacatTTATGATTTAGGTGATATACTTACCGTAATATCGAAAGATGAGGAACAGTGGTGGACAGCTAGAAATAGTGTCGGCCAAACTGGTTCGATACCGGTGCCGTACGTTCAAAAGTACGACGACGATAATCATATGATAATAGAAAATAACTCGCGGCCTGAGAGCGGTGGCAGTTCCGGCTCCAACTCGAATTCAGGGCCTACGTCGCAGGTATCTCATACAGAATCGACGGGGCAGGCGACTGTGACGCGAAGACCGAACATTCAGAGAACACTACCGGCCTTTGCCAAAGTGAAACAGGCGAGGGTACCGAACGCGTACGATAAAACTGCTCTAAAATTAGAAGTAGGTGATATGATAAAAGTGACAAAGACTAATATTAATGGCCAGTGGGAAGGTGAATTGCATGGCAAGGTCGGACATTTCCCATTTACACATGTGGAGTTTGTAGATAATGAAACTGGTGAAGACAATCAGGAGATTTAACAGAAATTCTCCGAGTGTGATGTGCACCACATGTGtgacaaagaaaaaaaggaagacgcctcttatattatcaaaatttagagtTACTAATAACATCTATTATATGTGCCATTTCAAAGAAATGTGTTTAGTCTGAACAACTGTACATTCGATTGTTGCAAGTATAAGAAATCTTGATTTTTgtgcaatattattgcaatataagGAATATTTAGAGATTTGTGTTGGTATCTCTACAGTATGTTAATTTAGTCACATACATTGAtccatcattttatattttacattgctAATTTCCCAAAGCACaaagcataattttataaagttattacatatataatacagtatatattaatcttatatattaatactattttattttattaaaaattaaaatcatgttTTAGTGAAATAgtgaacaaaacaatttttgtaaaaaatacagtAATTATAAGATGTATATTCTAATGgttttgtaatttacaattatttatatatgtagccgtgttacatatataatgttctttacatttttcttatataaatatagtgCACTAGTTTAACATtcacgtatatacatatttaagtttattgtttatttaggAATTTATTAGTGCTCGAAGATGAGTTCGACACATGCACAAGTTTTCATCTACACTCAACGACTTCTCATCTCTGGATTTGTTGattttatagattatattattgataaattataacttatcatttttatttatgaatactACAATGGAAAAAAGCATGCATGTGCTTCTTAAAATGGTTTCCTAGCAAATAGCAATTATATTCCTAAAGTTGTGGAACAGTATATTCTGGAATGAATATATATCTTCTAGTCATAAGTGACTATGATAAAAGCATACTGTACATATACTTGATTAACAGCATttcattttactattattaacaATTCCGGGTGAAAAACAATATCTAAAGAATACTTCAAAAGAAATGCAGTTGTTCTGTAGACTATGAACCTTGATGTCATGGTACATACAATATCTGTTAGCCATAGGTTGTGCCACCAATTGGAGCAACATATTGTGCTAGAaagttgtatttatatatacataatgatGGAAAGGTTAATTGTATCAAAAAATTGATCATGGTTATGTGGAATACCTTATGACTATTAGGAATTATTGTAATAGcagatttttaaatgaattttacgTTTTCATTGAAATTTCATTGAAAACGAATCGATTCTTCTTTCTACTCCAATTTTGGATTTCCGACCCTGTTTAATCAAGCCGTAACGCCACGCTTTATTACATTTGATTAATGGCCAGAGCCTTCTCGGGATTAAGAAAAAGCCCAAATGCCTATTGCGTACGTCGGCTGCTCACAGTGAAAGCGGTCATTCAAAACGCATGATCAAAATCGTTTTGCTTCAGCGATGGCCTGGAGTACACACTCTAGGAAAGAATTGATTCTAAAATCGTCGATAAATAACGATGAAACATCTTACGTATATCGGTATTATACAATGAATTCTCATACATTGTGTAAAACATgctatttaa contains these protein-coding regions:
- the LOC105201164 gene encoding adapter molecule Crk isoform X2; the encoded protein is MAATFDQYDKSSWYFGAMSRQDASDLLMGEKEGGVFLVRDSTSIHGDFVLCVREDSKVSHYIINKIQQGDQIRYRIGDQMFPDIPSLLAFYKLHYLDTTPLIRPAPKKTQRVIAKYDFEGNDSEDLPFRKGDILTVISKDEEQWWTARNSVGQTGSIPVPYVQKYDDDNHMIIENNSRPESGGSSGSNSNSGPTSQVSHTESTGQATVTRRPNIQRTLPAFAKVKQARVPNAYDKTALKLEVGDMIKVTKTNINGQWEGELHGKVGHFPFTHVEFVDNETGEDNQEI
- the LOC105201164 gene encoding adapter molecule Crk isoform X1 gives rise to the protein MAFEIAAVQFTRCNASRKNGAIIIVTDVYWIPEHWINCLCWYFGAMSRQDASDLLMGEKEGGVFLVRDSTSIHGDFVLCVREDSKVSHYIINKIQQGDQIRYRIGDQMFPDIPSLLAFYKLHYLDTTPLIRPAPKKTQRVIAKYDFEGNDSEDLPFRKGDILTVISKDEEQWWTARNSVGQTGSIPVPYVQKYDDDNHMIIENNSRPESGGSSGSNSNSGPTSQVSHTESTGQATVTRRPNIQRTLPAFAKVKQARVPNAYDKTALKLEVGDMIKVTKTNINGQWEGELHGKVGHFPFTHVEFVDNETGEDNQEI
- the LOC105201164 gene encoding adapter molecule Crk isoform X3; amino-acid sequence: MSRQDASDLLMGEKEGGVFLVRDSTSIHGDFVLCVREDSKVSHYIINKIQQGDQIRYRIGDQMFPDIPSLLAFYKLHYLDTTPLIRPAPKKTQRVIAKYDFEGNDSEDLPFRKGDILTVISKDEEQWWTARNSVGQTGSIPVPYVQKYDDDNHMIIENNSRPESGGSSGSNSNSGPTSQVSHTESTGQATVTRRPNIQRTLPAFAKVKQARVPNAYDKTALKLEVGDMIKVTKTNINGQWEGELHGKVGHFPFTHVEFVDNETGEDNQEI